The following coding sequences lie in one Candidatus Eremiobacterota bacterium genomic window:
- a CDS encoding LCP family protein, which produces MMSRRWIRICTILLVAAISVTVGFLIVRGPLQQQIVAQTVERNFGQLKLNVLILGYQADELTTDTVILAHLDVGRRTATLVSIPRDTWVSVPQEGPAKINSAYAFGGAHATARVVSKLFGGVPVDAIVALQPEGAAAIVDAMGGLDVNVDETMDYDDNNGALHIHLTKGPQHLSGIQVAEYVRFRHDAASDFGRVRRQQQVLKLMMDQISEPQNWAKLPRIMQLARKEMHVTVSDGQLLSLLTMYRNVPDENIRSFTLPSKPGWVGDASVVFADPRWAKLIGAVLFGRGDPPQDEVLVANATGNPKFDGTIIGALRGAGWNVPTFVDSKLKRNSLVIGTSPAAASLAKTFATAIRPGTKTALVLGADLAPDTE; this is translated from the coding sequence ATGATGTCCAGGCGCTGGATACGCATTTGTACGATTCTACTCGTTGCCGCAATTTCCGTGACCGTCGGGTTTTTGATCGTGCGCGGTCCGCTCCAGCAGCAGATCGTCGCTCAAACCGTGGAACGTAATTTCGGGCAACTCAAACTCAACGTCTTAATTCTTGGTTACCAAGCCGACGAATTAACAACCGATACGGTTATACTCGCCCATCTCGATGTCGGGCGTCGCACGGCAACCTTGGTTTCTATCCCGCGCGACACGTGGGTTTCGGTTCCGCAAGAGGGTCCGGCGAAGATCAACTCGGCCTACGCATTCGGCGGAGCCCATGCGACGGCGCGGGTTGTAAGCAAACTTTTCGGAGGCGTGCCGGTCGATGCGATCGTGGCACTCCAACCTGAGGGTGCGGCGGCGATCGTCGATGCAATGGGCGGCCTGGACGTGAACGTGGATGAAACGATGGACTATGACGATAATAACGGCGCTCTTCACATTCATCTCACCAAGGGCCCGCAGCATCTCAGCGGCATCCAAGTTGCCGAATACGTGCGATTTCGTCACGATGCGGCGTCGGACTTCGGGCGCGTCCGCCGGCAACAGCAGGTGCTCAAGCTCATGATGGATCAGATCAGCGAGCCGCAGAACTGGGCGAAACTGCCGCGGATCATGCAGCTTGCCCGAAAAGAAATGCACGTCACGGTGAGCGACGGCCAGTTACTCTCGCTCTTGACGATGTACCGCAACGTGCCCGACGAGAACATTCGTTCGTTCACTCTTCCGAGCAAGCCCGGTTGGGTTGGGGACGCGTCGGTCGTCTTCGCCGATCCGCGCTGGGCAAAGCTGATCGGTGCCGTCCTTTTCGGTCGCGGCGACCCTCCGCAGGACGAGGTGCTCGTCGCCAATGCGACCGGAAACCCCAAGTTCGACGGCACAATTATTGGCGCGCTGCGCGGCGCGGGGTGGAACGTACCGACCTTCGTCGATTCAAAGCTCAAGCGCAACAGTCTGGTGATCGGCACGTCTCCGGCGGCGGCGTCGCTGGCGAAAACTTTCGCGACGGCAATACGCCCGGGAACCAAGACCGCGCTGGTGCTCGGCGCCGATCTAGCGCCGGATACCGAATGA
- a CDS encoding Nramp family divalent metal transporter, with protein sequence MTSSPRIARPNALRSVIMFLSIVGPGIITANADNDVGGILTYSQAGAQFGYTLLWLLIPITIALIVVQEMCARMGAVTGKGLADLIRENFGVKITFWCLLLFVLGDVGNTATEFAGVAASAPIFGGYLHVANPEAFKIAMVVAAACFVFFTVTRGTAKVVERIFFVFCFVYIAYVVSAFLVHPDWKDVLRQSIIPHWQASKAYVIMIIAVIGTTISPWMQFYIQAAIVDKGIREEEYRFSRLDVVTGGIWTDVIAYFIIVACAATIFVHNVHAAHPIAVNSVGDVAVALVPIAGKFAALLFALGLLNAAVFTASILPLSTAYYVCEAFGFERGIDHRFREAPIFYSFYLALIFVGAGAVIVPGAPLLAIIFYSQVLNGMLLPIVLVLMLLLINNKRLMGAWTNSRTFNTIAWATVVIVGALTVVSTAQIIFPSLGS encoded by the coding sequence ATGACCTCGTCGCCACGCATCGCGCGTCCAAACGCGTTGCGCTCGGTCATCATGTTTCTTTCCATCGTGGGGCCGGGCATCATCACGGCCAACGCCGACAACGATGTGGGCGGGATCTTAACCTATTCCCAGGCAGGAGCGCAGTTCGGTTACACCCTGCTCTGGCTGCTGATTCCGATCACCATAGCGTTAATCGTCGTTCAAGAGATGTGCGCGCGCATGGGCGCGGTCACGGGCAAGGGCCTAGCGGACCTTATCCGTGAGAATTTCGGCGTTAAGATCACGTTTTGGTGTTTGCTGCTCTTCGTTCTCGGCGACGTCGGGAATACGGCCACCGAATTCGCCGGCGTCGCCGCGTCGGCGCCGATTTTCGGTGGATACCTCCACGTGGCGAATCCCGAGGCGTTCAAGATTGCAATGGTTGTGGCGGCTGCGTGCTTCGTCTTCTTCACTGTTACCCGTGGGACGGCTAAAGTCGTCGAACGAATCTTCTTCGTCTTTTGTTTCGTCTACATTGCGTACGTCGTTAGTGCATTTCTCGTGCACCCCGACTGGAAGGACGTACTTCGCCAAAGCATCATCCCTCACTGGCAGGCCTCAAAAGCGTACGTGATCATGATCATCGCCGTGATTGGAACGACGATTTCACCCTGGATGCAATTCTACATCCAGGCGGCGATCGTCGACAAAGGCATTCGCGAAGAGGAATACCGGTTTTCGCGTCTCGACGTCGTAACGGGAGGAATATGGACCGACGTTATTGCCTATTTCATCATCGTGGCGTGTGCCGCCACGATCTTCGTCCATAACGTTCACGCCGCTCATCCGATTGCGGTCAATAGCGTCGGTGACGTAGCCGTTGCCCTCGTGCCCATTGCCGGAAAGTTCGCCGCCTTACTTTTCGCGTTGGGCCTGCTCAACGCGGCCGTCTTTACGGCTTCAATTCTACCGCTCTCCACCGCCTATTACGTCTGCGAAGCCTTTGGATTCGAACGCGGAATCGATCACCGCTTTCGCGAGGCACCGATCTTCTACTCGTTCTATCTTGCGCTGATCTTCGTCGGAGCGGGCGCGGTGATCGTGCCGGGGGCCCCCCTGCTCGCGATCATTTTCTACTCGCAGGTGCTCAACGGCATGTTGCTACCAATCGTCCTCGTGCTGATGCTCCTCCTGATCAATAACAAGCGGCTGATGGGCGCATGGACCAATAGCCGCACGTTCAACACCATCGCCTGGGCGACGGTCGTCATCGTCGGCGCGCTTACGGTCGTCTCGACGGCGCAGATCATTTTCCCGTCACTCGGCAGCTAA
- the mutL gene encoding DNA mismatch repair endonuclease MutL — MIRELDAVTIGQIAAGEIIDRPASVVKELVENAVDAGATRVTVNIERGGLDLIEVVDDGIGIEPLELPVALRRHTTSKLRAAEDLESVTTLGFRGEGLASIAAVARTEVLSRTASTAVGMRVRAHAEDIEAGEPMPSPIGTSVRVYALFDKVPVRREYLRSPSSEFNRISSWLSSFALAYSDRTFTLRHDGKDVWVMPASADEHERLTMVFGRDAAHALLPLDGEAGRTLGGRLRGFISAPGHDRPDRRMQLLFINGRLVRNAMVATAWTSGYATFAMAGRHPYGAIILDLPPEQVDPNVHPTKSDVRLRHGAQVFDAVRRTIGATLSQDAKSRFRDHAVAFSMGNLSFSPSEVAMRLRVLMQLDRTYILAGDGEALVLVDQHAAHERVAYESILRSAAQQKSTEPLLVPRVVELDAAGSAVLDPMIETLREGGLEIEPFGERTYRLVATPMGYGARRFDLEAFVDDLSEDPKRVGSRERVWASLACHSVTVAGEVLALEEMTTLVERLQGCENPMHCPHGRPTMVRLGPNEIARMFKRV, encoded by the coding sequence ATGATCCGCGAGCTGGATGCGGTGACGATCGGTCAGATTGCCGCCGGTGAGATCATCGATCGTCCGGCTTCCGTCGTCAAAGAGCTCGTCGAGAATGCGGTGGACGCTGGAGCCACTCGCGTCACGGTCAATATCGAGCGCGGGGGCCTGGATTTGATTGAAGTCGTCGACGATGGTATCGGTATCGAGCCCCTCGAGTTGCCGGTTGCCTTGCGCCGCCACACGACGAGTAAGTTGCGAGCCGCCGAGGATTTAGAGTCGGTAACGACGCTTGGATTTCGCGGCGAAGGTTTGGCGTCGATCGCGGCGGTTGCGCGAACCGAGGTGCTCTCCCGCACGGCCTCGACCGCAGTTGGCATGCGAGTTCGTGCGCACGCGGAGGATATCGAAGCGGGCGAGCCGATGCCGTCGCCGATCGGGACCTCGGTGCGCGTCTACGCGCTTTTCGATAAGGTACCGGTGCGTCGCGAGTATCTACGCTCGCCCAGCAGCGAGTTCAACCGCATATCGTCGTGGCTCTCGAGTTTTGCCTTGGCGTACTCCGACCGAACTTTCACTCTCCGACACGATGGAAAAGACGTGTGGGTTATGCCGGCGAGCGCCGACGAGCACGAGCGTCTAACGATGGTCTTCGGACGCGACGCGGCGCACGCGTTGCTGCCGCTCGACGGTGAGGCGGGGCGAACGCTCGGGGGCCGGCTGCGCGGCTTCATCAGCGCGCCGGGGCACGACCGGCCCGACCGCCGAATGCAACTGCTCTTTATCAACGGCCGGCTTGTGCGCAATGCAATGGTGGCGACGGCGTGGACCAGCGGTTACGCTACGTTTGCCATGGCCGGACGCCATCCGTACGGTGCGATTATCCTGGATCTTCCGCCGGAGCAGGTCGATCCCAACGTCCATCCGACCAAGAGCGACGTTCGCCTGAGGCATGGCGCGCAGGTCTTCGATGCGGTACGCCGCACCATCGGTGCGACGCTCTCACAGGATGCAAAATCTAGGTTTCGCGATCATGCCGTAGCATTCTCGATGGGCAATCTGTCGTTTTCGCCCTCGGAAGTTGCGATGCGCCTGCGGGTTCTGATGCAGCTCGATCGTACGTACATCCTCGCAGGGGACGGCGAGGCGCTGGTTTTGGTCGATCAACACGCCGCTCACGAGCGCGTCGCCTATGAGTCGATCCTGAGGTCGGCGGCCCAGCAAAAGTCGACCGAGCCGCTGCTCGTCCCGCGCGTTGTCGAACTCGACGCTGCAGGTAGTGCAGTCCTCGACCCGATGATTGAAACGCTGCGCGAAGGCGGCCTGGAGATCGAGCCCTTCGGTGAGCGAACGTATCGCCTCGTCGCGACGCCGATGGGCTACGGCGCCCGGCGCTTCGATCTGGAGGCGTTCGTCGACGATCTGAGCGAGGATCCCAAACGAGTCGGCTCGCGCGAACGAGTTTGGGCATCGCTTGCATGTCATTCGGTTACGGTCGCCGGCGAAGTCCTCGCGCTCGAGGAGATGACGACCTTGGTCGAGCGCCTGCAGGGTTGCGAAAACCCGATGCATTGTCCGCACGGGCGGCCAACGATGGTGCGTCTGGGCCCAAACGAAATCGCTCGCATGTTCAAGCGTGTCTAG
- the miaA gene encoding tRNA (adenosine(37)-N6)-dimethylallyltransferase MiaA, which produces MSSDSNVLILAGATASGKTELAIELAREFNAEIVGADSRQVYAGMPIGTAAPSPQQLAEVPHHLIGFVDPFERYSAARYASDAIRALREIRARGKRAIVTGGTGFYIRALTGAVRLAPQYDEALRERLIREARLHDSAFLYRWLQYHDAVRARAIDEHDTYRVLRALEIAFGARAARTPDTPVHTLASEGFRWVLIFIDEPWSTIDARIARRTSQMLAGGLIEEAETVGDAAVAATAVGYPQACAYLRGWSTADELRASLERATRRYARRQRAWFRSEPSTLWLDRESVRAIVREKLHWCSKRD; this is translated from the coding sequence GTGTCTAGCGATTCGAACGTATTAATACTGGCCGGTGCGACGGCGAGTGGCAAGACCGAGCTCGCGATCGAGCTAGCGCGCGAGTTTAACGCCGAAATCGTCGGCGCGGATTCTCGTCAGGTCTATGCGGGAATGCCGATCGGGACGGCGGCTCCATCGCCACAACAGCTTGCCGAAGTTCCGCACCACCTTATTGGCTTCGTCGATCCATTCGAGCGCTATTCGGCGGCACGATATGCGAGCGATGCCATTCGCGCGTTGCGTGAAATTCGCGCGAGAGGAAAACGCGCAATCGTTACCGGCGGCACGGGCTTTTACATTCGCGCCCTAACGGGTGCCGTGAGGCTGGCGCCGCAGTACGACGAAGCGCTTCGCGAACGCCTCATTCGGGAAGCGCGGCTTCACGACTCGGCATTTCTTTACCGCTGGCTGCAATACCACGACGCGGTTCGTGCGCGCGCAATCGACGAGCACGACACGTATCGTGTGTTGCGGGCGCTCGAAATCGCATTCGGCGCACGGGCGGCTCGGACGCCGGATACGCCGGTCCATACGCTGGCAAGCGAAGGCTTTCGCTGGGTGCTGATCTTTATCGACGAACCGTGGAGCACGATCGACGCTCGAATAGCGCGCCGAACTTCCCAGATGCTTGCCGGCGGGTTGATCGAAGAAGCCGAAACCGTCGGAGATGCTGCGGTCGCCGCAACCGCCGTGGGCTATCCGCAGGCCTGTGCTTACCTGCGCGGATGGAGCACGGCCGACGAGCTGCGCGCGTCGCTCGAACGCGCGACTCGGCGCTATGCGCGCCGGCAGCGAGCATGGTTTCGAAGCGAACCTTCAACGCTGTGGCTCGATCGTGAATCGGTAAGAGCAATAGTACGGGAAAAACTGCACTGGTGTTCGAAACGCGATTGA